In Acomys russatus chromosome 9, mAcoRus1.1, whole genome shotgun sequence, the following are encoded in one genomic region:
- the LOC127193802 gene encoding zinc finger protein 58-like isoform X2: MEEMLSFRDVAIDFSAEEWDYLEPAQWNLYREVMLENYSHLQFLGLVFSKPYLVTFLEQRQEPADVPRPAVATTMQPDIKPYTCKDCGKACDWNSLLPEHQTMYPGEKACKCEECGKASGSVPPEHQIIGIVEKPYKCEECGKVICTCSENSSCQRICTGENPYKCEECGKAFSTHSYLTEHEEEHAGQKFYNCEECGKLFYCPSHLTEHQKIHSQENAFKIEICSEVFCAPIELSKDQRFCTDEKPYKYDNCVRAFSACSVLSEHPNIPPGEEACKCEECGDAFCTLHSVSKHLKIHCEVKSYKCEECGKAFATHLSLIQHKIGHTREKPYQCEECGKMFYCTSNLKQHQITHSQVKPYKCEVCGKVFRTCWQLSKHLRIHSGEKPYKCEECGKAFYTLSYLTQHKLGHTGEKPYKCDECGKTFYYPSVLREHQAIHSGEKPYKCEECGKDFCTRSGRSRHQRIHTGEKPYTCEQCGKAFSTHSYLSQHKVVHSGEKPYKCEECGKMFYYPSRLKEHQRVHSQENLYKCEVCGSVFSAHLELAAHLSSHSE, encoded by the exons ATGGAG GAAATGCTGTCCTTCAGGGATGTGGCCATTGATTTCTCTGCAGAAGAGTGGGACTATCTGGAGCCTGCTCAGTGGAATTTGTATAGAGAAGTGATGCTGGAGAATTACAGCCACCTTCAGTTTCTAG GTCTTGTTTTCTCTAAGCCATACCTGGTCACGTTTCTGGAGCAAAGACAAGAGCCTGCAGATGTGCCGAGACCAGCAGTAGCCACCACCATGCAGCCAG ATATAAAACCATATACATGTAAAGACTGTGGCAAAGCCTGTGATTGGAACTCACTGCTTCCTGAACACCAGACAATGTACCCAGGAGAGAAAGCTTGCAAGTGTGAAGAGTGTGGTAAGGCTTCTGGCTCAGTACCTCCTGAACATCAGATAATTGGTATAGTAGAAAAGCCCTACAAGTGTGAAGAGTGTGGCAAAGTCATTTGTACTTGCTCAGAAAATTCTAGCTGCCAGAGAATTTGTACTGGAGAGAACCCCTACAAGTGTGaagaatgtgggaaagccttttcTACTCATTCGTATCTTACTGAGCACGAGGAAGAACACGCCGGACAGAAATTctataactgtgaagaatgtgggAAACTGTTTTATTGTCCTTCTCACCTTACGGAACATCAAAAAATCCATTCTCAAGAGAATGCCTTTAAGATTGAGATATGTAGTGAGGTCTTTTGTGCGCCCATAGAACTTTCTAAGGACCAGAGATTTTGTACTGACGAGAAGCCCTACAAGTATGACAACTGTGTCAGGGCCTTTAGTGCTTGCTCTGTACTTTCTGAGCACCCAAACATTCCTCCAGGAGAGGAAGCTTGCAAGTGTGAGGAATGTGGCGATGCCTTTTGTACACTCCATTCAGTATCGAAACACCTGAAAATTCATTGTGAAGTGAAATCCTACAAGTGTGaagaatgtgggaaagcctttgctACTCACCTCTCCCTGATTCAGCATAAGATAGGTCATACCCGAGAGAAACCTTACCAGTGTGAAGAGTGCGGCAAAATGTTTTACTGTACTTCAAACCTCAAGCAACATCAAATAACCCATTCTCAAGTGAAGCCCTACAAGTGTGAGGTATGTGGCAAGGTCTTCAGAACTTGCTGGCAACTTTCTAAACACCTGAGAATCCATTctggagagaaaccatacaaGTGTGAGGAATGTGGCAAAGCCTTTTACACTCTCTCATAC CTTACTCAGCACAAACTAGGTCATACTGGGGAGAAACCTTACAAGTGTGATGAATGTGGCAAAACCTTTTACTATCCGTCAGTCCTTAGGGAGCACCAAGCAATTCATTCTGGAGAAAAACCCTACAAGTGTGAAGAGTGTGGCAAGGACTTCTGTACTCGCTCAGGACGGTCCAGACACCAGAGGATTCACaccggagagaaaccctacacGTGTGAGCAGTGTGGAAAGGCCTTTTCTACACATTCATACCTTTCTCAGCACAAGGTGGTCCActctggagagaaaccctacaagtgtgaGGAGTGCGGCAAAATGTTTTACTATCCTTCCCGCCTTAAGGAGCATCAAAGAGTTCATTCGCAAGAGAATCTCTACAAGTGTGAAGTGTGTGGCAGTGTCTTTAGTGCTCACTTAGAACTTGCTGCCCACCTGAGTAGTCACTCAGAATAA
- the LOC127193802 gene encoding zinc finger protein 728-like isoform X1: MEEMLSFRDVAIDFSAEEWDYLEPAQWNLYREVMLENYSHLQFLGLVFSKPYLVTFLEQRQEPADVPRPAVATTMQPDIKPYTCKDCGKACDWNSLLPEHQTMYPGEKACKCEECGKASGSVPPEHQIIGIVEKPYKCEECGKVICTCSENSSCQRICTGENPYKCEECGKAFSTHSYLTEHEEEHAGQKFYNCEECGKLFYCPSHLTEHQKIHSQENAFKIEICSEVFCAPIELSKDQRFCTDEKPYKYDNCVRAFSACSVLSEHPNIPPGEEACKCEECGDAFCTLHSVSKHLKIHCEVKSYKCEECGKAFATHLSLIQHKIGHTREKPYQCEECGKMFYCTSNLKQHQITHSQVKPYKCEVCGKVFRTCWQLSKHLRIHSGEKPYKCEECGKAFYTLSYLTQHKLGHTGEKPYKCDECGKTFYYPSILREHQAIHSGKKPYRCEECGKDFCTRSGRSRHQRIHTGEKPHKCEECGKVFSTHSYLSQHKVVHSGEKPYKCEECGKKFYYPSRLKEHQRVHSQENPYKCEVCGSVFCTPKGLSKHQRFHTGEKPYKCEECGKMFYYPSRLKEHQRIHSQENPYKCEICGKAFYTHSYLTQHKLGHTGEKPYKCDECGKTFYYPSVLREHQAIHSGEKPYKCEECGKDFCTRSGRSRHQRIHTGEKPYTCEQCGKAFSTHSYLSQHKVVHSGEKPYKCEECGKMFYYPSRLKEHQRVHSQENLYKCEVCGSVFSAHLELAAHLSSHSE, from the exons ATGGAG GAAATGCTGTCCTTCAGGGATGTGGCCATTGATTTCTCTGCAGAAGAGTGGGACTATCTGGAGCCTGCTCAGTGGAATTTGTATAGAGAAGTGATGCTGGAGAATTACAGCCACCTTCAGTTTCTAG GTCTTGTTTTCTCTAAGCCATACCTGGTCACGTTTCTGGAGCAAAGACAAGAGCCTGCAGATGTGCCGAGACCAGCAGTAGCCACCACCATGCAGCCAG ATATAAAACCATATACATGTAAAGACTGTGGCAAAGCCTGTGATTGGAACTCACTGCTTCCTGAACACCAGACAATGTACCCAGGAGAGAAAGCTTGCAAGTGTGAAGAGTGTGGTAAGGCTTCTGGCTCAGTACCTCCTGAACATCAGATAATTGGTATAGTAGAAAAGCCCTACAAGTGTGAAGAGTGTGGCAAAGTCATTTGTACTTGCTCAGAAAATTCTAGCTGCCAGAGAATTTGTACTGGAGAGAACCCCTACAAGTGTGaagaatgtgggaaagccttttcTACTCATTCGTATCTTACTGAGCACGAGGAAGAACACGCCGGACAGAAATTctataactgtgaagaatgtgggAAACTGTTTTATTGTCCTTCTCACCTTACGGAACATCAAAAAATCCATTCTCAAGAGAATGCCTTTAAGATTGAGATATGTAGTGAGGTCTTTTGTGCGCCCATAGAACTTTCTAAGGACCAGAGATTTTGTACTGACGAGAAGCCCTACAAGTATGACAACTGTGTCAGGGCCTTTAGTGCTTGCTCTGTACTTTCTGAGCACCCAAACATTCCTCCAGGAGAGGAAGCTTGCAAGTGTGAGGAATGTGGCGATGCCTTTTGTACACTCCATTCAGTATCGAAACACCTGAAAATTCATTGTGAAGTGAAATCCTACAAGTGTGaagaatgtgggaaagcctttgctACTCACCTCTCCCTGATTCAGCATAAGATAGGTCATACCCGAGAGAAACCTTACCAGTGTGAAGAGTGCGGCAAAATGTTTTACTGTACTTCAAACCTCAAGCAACATCAAATAACCCATTCTCAAGTGAAGCCCTACAAGTGTGAGGTATGTGGCAAGGTCTTCAGAACTTGCTGGCAACTTTCTAAACACCTGAGAATCCATTctggagagaaaccatacaaGTGTGAGGAATGTGGCAAAGCCTTTTACACTCTCTCATACCTTACTCAGCACAAACTAG GTCATACTGGGGAGAAACCTTACAAGTGTGACGAATGTGGCAAAACCTTTTACTATCCTTCAATCCTTAGGGAACACCAAGCAATTCATTCTGGAAAGAAACCCTACAGGTGTGAAGAGTGTGGCAAAGACTTCTGTACTCGCTCAGGACGGTCTAGACaccaaagaattcatactggagagaagccccACAAGTGTGAAGAATGTGGAAAAGTCTTTTCTACGCATTCATACCTTTCTCAGCACAAGGTGGTCCActctggagagaaaccctacaagtgtgaGGAGTGCGGCAAAAAGTTTTACTATCCTTCCCGCCTTAAGGAGCATCAAAGAGTTCATTCGCAAGAGAATCCCTACAAGTGTGAAGTGTGTGGCAGTGTCTTTTGTACCCCCAAAGGACTTTCTAAACACCAGAGatttcatactggagagaaaccctacaagtgtgaaGAATGTGGCAAAATGTTTTACTATCCTTCTCGCCTTAAGGAACATCAAAGAATTCATTCTCAAGAGAATCCTTACAAGTGTGAAATATGTGGCAAAGCCTTTTATACTCACTCATACCTTACTCAGCACAAACTAGGTCATACTGGGGAGAAACCTTACAAGTGTGATGAATGTGGCAAAACCTTTTACTATCCGTCAGTCCTTAGGGAGCACCAAGCAATTCATTCTGGAGAAAAACCCTACAAGTGTGAAGAGTGTGGCAAGGACTTCTGTACTCGCTCAGGACGGTCCAGACACCAGAGGATTCACaccggagagaaaccctacacGTGTGAGCAGTGTGGAAAGGCCTTTTCTACACATTCATACCTTTCTCAGCACAAGGTGGTCCActctggagagaaaccctacaagtgtgaGGAGTGCGGCAAAATGTTTTACTATCCTTCCCGCCTTAAGGAGCATCAAAGAGTTCATTCGCAAGAGAATCTCTACAAGTGTGAAGTGTGTGGCAGTGTCTTTAGTGCTCACTTAGAACTTGCTGCCCACCTGAGTAGTCACTCAGAATAA